The DNA window GCGTTCAGCCCTCCAATGGGATAGAGCGTGGGGGAGGGATCGGAAACGTTGGAGGCGTCATCGAGCAAAATGGAGCTTCGATTGTTCAGGTTCTGTTGGGTGGTGGCAGCAACACCGGGAAGGACGATCTGAGTGGGCTGATAGCTGCGGCCCAGTCCCAGCGTGAACTGTCCAAAGTGGGCGAGATCGTTGGTGCCGTTGACGGTAAGGGTCTGGGGGAAACGGACCTTCATTCCTTCATACTTTTCCCAATCCGCGACGGCGCTGAGGGGGAAGTTGATGTCGACGGCATTGACGGAACCAGCGGCGGGGCAAACCTGGATCGAAGAGATGTTGCCGATCTGTGTGCGATTGAAGGACTCGGCCACTGTACCGGCGACCCGGACTCTGGAGCCCACAGGGGCGGGAACGCCAAAGCTGTTATCGAAAATGAAGACGCCGTTCGAAGTATTGGGGTCGTTGTCGGCCTCCAGGGGAGAATCGGATTCTTGCAGGAAGAAGCCTTTGAGGTCGCTTGCCTGGAAGTTGGCCGTGACGATTCCTTCCACTTCGACGGTGGAGCCAACGATAGGGCTGGCGTTGCCTGGACCTTGGACCGTTCCGATATTCGTCTTGCCCGCGCCACAGGTGAGTACGGGCGGCGGAGGTTTCACGGCGAGGGCGATGGTGAAGTTGCCGGTGCGGGACTGGTCATCGCTCACGGTGCAAGGGAGATTGTAAGTTTTTGAGACGGTGTTGGCAGGCACGGTGTAGCTGCCGGGAAGACTGAAGCTGGTGCTGCCACCGATTTCGCTCAGGTTGCAGCTTGCGCTGAGGCCGGTGGAAGTGGGGTTGGCTCCAGGTGACAGGGTTGCTGCCAAGGCGACGGAGAAGCCGACCGGGACGGGATTCGGAGTGGCCGAACTGATGGCGCCCGGGTTGGTGGGCGCGCCGCAGACATTCAACGCCGTGGCGCTATTGCGGGGAGCCGCGTTGATGGCCGTAAAGTCTGTACTGTTGTTGTCCGTATCGGTGCAGCCGCCAAGTGCCCGCACTGCTGCCGTTGCATTGTTCAGTCCGGGTGCCGGAGAGGTTTCCGAGCAGCTTGCCGTGCTGCCAAAGCCAACCAGATCAACCAGATTGGAGCCGGAGGGGCAGACGCTACCGGAGAGTGCGGTGGTCTGTTTGACGAGGGCCACGCGACCGGCGGTGGCAGACATCGGGATGTTGCCGGTGGCGTCGGGAGTGGGGAGGTTGGTGGTGCCACCTGTGCCCTGCGCCTCCTGGACCAGATAGTATTGGCCCGGTTGCAGCAGGACGTTGGTGAGTTCGGTGACTTGCCAGGCCGAAGTGCCTGCCGCGGAGTTGTACTGGACCGACCATCCATTCAGGCTGACTGCGACCGCTCCGCGGTTGAATAGTTCGATGAAGTCGTTCTTGTAGGTTGCCGCAGGAGTGCCAGTGTTGCCGCCCCCTCCGTAGACCTGACTGATGACAATGTTTGCTGAGCCTTGGGCGTAAAGCATTCCGAGGGGCAGGAGCGCGAGCGAGACGAACTGAGAGAGTCGCGTTAGCATACTTACTCTGTTGAACCAAGAGTTCATCGCATGGGTGTAAATGTCTGGTGAAGATCTGGTGAATCTGCTTCACTCCACCTGGAAGCGTCCAAAGCGCTTGCTCCAAATCGGGTGAGTGACGGTCACCTCAATGCGAAAACATTGCTCCTGGTCGTCGTACCATTCGCAGACTTCGGCGACTCCCACCGAGAGATCGAGCTGCCAGGACAGTGTCGGCGTTGAGGCTGAACCGCCACTGGATCTGGGGATGGAGCTTGGCAGAATCGGTAGCCTGCACTCGTTCCTAAATAGACTTCATGCCTGTTTCTCCGGAGGCTCCCGCAGGCAAGTGGACGCGGTGGGGAGATCTTTCAAAGAGAGCCAGCCGACGATGGAGAGGGCGAATACGGAGAGATTCAATGTAACGGGATTGAAGGCGGCGCTCAGATATGCGGGGGAATAGATCAGGATGCCAATCGTCGCAAAGACCATTAGTAGCATGCTGACAAAGAAGAGCGAGGAACGGCGCCAGAGCAGGATGAAGAGAAGTCCGAAGGCAATTTCGGCGACGCCGATGAAGGGGAGTAAGCCCAGCGGGAGACCGGCCTGGGCCAGCATCGCTGTCTCATCCCGGTTGCGATACAGTAACTTCGGCACCAGCCCGTGCCAGATCCAGATGGCAGCAAGGGCGAAGCGCGCGGTGGCATGGAGGAGCGCCAGATTCATCGAGAGTTCCGGGGACTGTCCGCGTTCAACCCAGAGCCGTAGGCGATCGAAACTCCAGGCTGTGGCCCAACCCATGAGCGGCTGGAGGAGGAGCTTGTTAACAAGGCGTCCGAGTATGCCAAAGCGGACTTCATAGTCATACCAGGTGAAAAAGCGGAGCCCGCCCTCGGTGGGGACATAGCACCAGTAGCCCGAGCCTTGGCGGATGAACGACTTGGGATCGTCCGAGGCAAACTGGAGTGAGGAGGATCTTTCTCCGGTCTCGCTGGCCGGTTGCCCCATGCTTTGTCCGGTGCCTTCGGTCTTGAGTCCGAATCCAATGCGAGTTTCATAGAGGAAGCGTTGCGGCTCATTCCGATTGGGACGGGGGAGGTATTGGATCTGGGGGAAGCGGAGATCCCAACGTTGGTGGAGATCTGGCTGCTGGGTTAATTTCCAGAGGTGATCGACCGTGTCTTTGATGTGAATTTCGACGTAGATTCCGTTGATCTGCTTCATACCTGGCTGTTCGCTATCCCTTCTCCAGGCTAGTTCTGTTTGGATCCCACTGTGATAACGTTTGGGAATCCAACTATGAAACGCCGCAAGTTCTTTGCCCAGGCTGCCGCGATTCCCGCCGCAGGGAGTCTGCTGGCTCAGCAGGGAGCCCCTACGCCTCCGGGAGCGCCAAATCGCGCTGCCATGGAGTTGCCGAAGCTCGACGTCGGAATCTCCGACGACGTTGCCACAATGGCTCCGAAGTTTTTCAATGCCGCCCAATTTGCTGCGCTCAAGCGTTTGTCTGAGATTCTTGTCCCTACTCCCGAAGGCGGAGTGGGCGCCAAGGAAGCAAACGCAGCCGAATTTCTCGATTTTTTGATCGGACAATCGCCAGCCGACCGCCAGCACGTGTATACGGCAGGCCTGAATGTATTGGTTGCCGCGGGATTTAGCAAAATGAATGATGCGCAGGCCGCGGCCGCTCTGGCTCCACTGCGCAAGCCCTGGACTTTCGAGCCGTCCAGTGACCCCTTGACCCGCTTTTTGCAGACCGCGAAGGCGGACGTCCGCAACGCGACCCAAAACTCAAAGGAGTTTAGTGTCGCGAATGCTTCTGCCAGCCGTAGATTTGGCGGAGTTGGTTTGTATTGGTATCCGCTCGACTAGGAGATTGAAATGGCAGCCCAAGATTACGATGTTCTGATTATCGGCTCCGGTGCGTCCGGAGGTATGTCTGCCTACACGCTGACCAAGCTCGGCTTGAAGTGCGTCATGGTAGAAGCGGGTCCGCTGGTCGATTTTGATCGCGCCCGCGGCATGAAGCCTGTTTACGAATTGCCCTATCGCGGCTTTGGGAAGCCAGGCCGCCTGCCCCATGTTTTGCAGGCGAATGAGTTCAATGCGAACCAGTGGGTGGATGAGAAGGAAGTGCCTTACACCCATGACCCCAAGGACCCTTATAACTGGGTGCGTGTGCGCATGGTGGGGGGCAAGAGCCTGTTCTGGGCTCGCATGTCCTTCCGTTTGAGCGATTACGAATTCAAGGCGAAGGATCACGATGGCTACGGGGAGAACTGGCCGATCAGCTATGCGGATCTAGCGCCGTTCTATGATCGCGTCGATCCGATCTTCCGCGTTTCCGGACGGAAGGAAGGCCTGAAGCAACTGCCAGATGGCTTGTTCATCGAGGATGAGTCGCCCGATTCGACGGCCGCAAAGCGGCTGGCTGTAGCGGGCAAGCCGGAAGGCATGACGATCACTAAGATCCGTCGCAGTCTCGGCAATGGCAACCTTGCCAGCTCGCGCAACCTGTTGTTGCCCGATGCCGTGGCCACCGGCAACCTGACGATTATTCCGAACGCTGTGGCTCGTGAGATCAGCATCGATAAGAACACGGGCAAGGCGAACGGTCTTCACTTTGTGGACCGGAAGTCGCGCCGTGAGATGCATGTGAAGGCGAAGGTCGTAGTGGTGGCCGCTTCCTGTCTCGAGAGCACTCGCTTGTTGCTGAACTCGAAGATCGCGAACTCGAGCGGTGTTCTGGGCCGCTATCTGTGCGATCAGATGTATATCAGCAATAGCGTGGTGGCGTTGATTCCTGAGGCCAAGGGCGGCAAGGCTCCGCGCGGCATGGTGGGCGGCGGTGGCTATATTCCGCGCTTTGCGAATCTGAACAAGGGCAAGGAGAAGAACTACATTCGCGGTTGTGCGTTTGACTTCTCGACGGGGGGCACGCCAGACCTGAAGTTCTTCCCAGGCTGGGGCAAGGAAGCCGAGGACGCGCAAAACGAAGCGCGTGGCGCAGGCTTCTCGGCAACGGCGATGGGCGAAGCTCTGCCTCGTTATGAGAATCATGTGCGGATCGATAAGTCGGTTGTCGATGCCTATGGCATTCCGGTGCTGAACTTCCAGGTGAAGTACGGGGATAACGATACGGCCTTGATCAAGGATTCGGTGGCGACTCTTGCGGAGGTTTGCCGGAAGGCAGGCTTTGAAGTGATCCATACGAACGATACGCCGTTCCCTCCGGGTTATAGCATTCATGAAGTGGGCACTTGCCGGATGGGCGATGACCCGAAGAAGAGTGTTCTGAACAAGTGGAATCAAAGTCATGACATCAAGAATTTGTTTGTCGTGGACGGTAGCAGCTTTGTGACTGCGGGTACGCAGAATCCGACCATGACGATCTGTGCGCTGTCGATGCGGGCATCGGAGTATCTGGCTGATAAACTCGGCAAAAAAGAGATCTAAATGTGGCTGCTCCTTCTGGTGGCTGTAGTTGGATATGGCGCTGACCTTCGGGTCAGCGCCAATTTTTCTGGTGGGGCCATTGGTCCGGTACAGTCGGTGAGCCCGACGCATTTGCGTGTGGGCGTTCCGGGGCAGACCGATCAGGACGGCCGCAATCGTCAGGCTAGCTGGTACTACTTTCGTGTGGATGGGGCGAAGAAGGGCCAGCAGATTGTGATCGATCTGGTGGATTTGCCAGGCGAGTATAACTATCAGAAGAATATTGGCGCGATCACGGGCGATACGCGCCCTTATTGGTTGAACGGGAAGGTTTGGGAGGAGGCCGCAGGGGATTACGATCCGAAAGAGCCTCATTGGCGTTTGCATTTCAAGGGCACTGGGAAGCCGTTGTATGTGGCGCATCTGATGCCGTATACAGCGAAGAATCTCGATCTGCTCCGCAAGGATCTGAAGCCGGAGATTGAAGTGATCGGGAAGAGTGTTGAGGGACGGAAGCTCGAACTGTGGACTTTTGATCGGTCTGGGGGGAATCCGAAGGCGCCGGTGGTCTGGATGATGTTCCGGCAGCATGCCTGGGAAGCTGGGACAAGCTGGACTGGAGAAGGTTTCCTGCGCCACTTACCCAACGGAGTGATTTGGAAGGTGCAGCCCTGGCTGGATCCGGATGGCGTGGAGCATGGAGGTGTTCGCTTCAACCGCAAAGGCTAT is part of the Bryobacter aggregatus MPL3 genome and encodes:
- a CDS encoding ExeM/NucH family extracellular endonuclease — translated: MLTRLSQFVSLALLPLGMLYAQGSANIVISQVYGGGGNTGTPAATYKNDFIELFNRGAVAVSLNGWSVQYNSAAGTSAWQVTELTNVLLQPGQYYLVQEAQGTGGTTNLPTPDATGNIPMSATAGRVALVKQTTALSGSVCPSGSNLVDLVGFGSTASCSETSPAPGLNNATAAVRALGGCTDTDNNSTDFTAINAAPRNSATALNVCGAPTNPGAISSATPNPVPVGFSVALAATLSPGANPTSTGLSASCNLSEIGGSTSFSLPGSYTVPANTVSKTYNLPCTVSDDQSRTGNFTIALAVKPPPPVLTCGAGKTNIGTVQGPGNASPIVGSTVEVEGIVTANFQASDLKGFFLQESDSPLEADNDPNTSNGVFIFDNSFGVPAPVGSRVRVAGTVAESFNRTQIGNISSIQVCPAAGSVNAVDINFPLSAVADWEKYEGMKVRFPQTLTVNGTNDLAHFGQFTLGLGRSYQPTQIVLPGVAATTQQNLNNRSSILLDDASNVSDPSPTLYPIGGLNATSNTLRAGYTVASGWEAVVDYSFSEYRVFALNPSALTIQAASNPRTTAPDAVGGRFRVVGWNVLNYFTSFGGSNRGAANATEFQKQKAKIVAAIVALNPDVIGLTELQNNGDVAITDLVNAINAVAGPGTYAFVSTGPLGTDLITNGILYQPLKLAPVGTFASRLPPAGVSSRPTLAQRFVPVGAVKPELQQFTVYVNHWKSKASAGSLPGDADQNDGQSPSNASRVAQANDVLSWINANPTADPTPVATRKFVLLGDFNAYAKEDPIRILEAAGYKNLATNILGLNSYSYNFSAQSGSLDHAISNPVFFSLVSGVTEWHINSDEPPVFEYNTTNPAYYNAGPYRASDHDPVLMGFNPLPGDLNDDGMVDAADGNLLRSKLGKHPGEEGVDRRMDIDGDGVITLTDYKLWSSYYSAFIR
- a CDS encoding DoxX-like family protein, whose amino-acid sequence is MKQINGIYVEIHIKDTVDHLWKLTQQPDLHQRWDLRFPQIQYLPRPNRNEPQRFLYETRIGFGLKTEGTGQSMGQPASETGERSSSLQFASDDPKSFIRQGSGYWCYVPTEGGLRFFTWYDYEVRFGILGRLVNKLLLQPLMGWATAWSFDRLRLWVERGQSPELSMNLALLHATARFALAAIWIWHGLVPKLLYRNRDETAMLAQAGLPLGLLPFIGVAEIAFGLLFILLWRRSSLFFVSMLLMVFATIGILIYSPAYLSAAFNPVTLNLSVFALSIVGWLSLKDLPTASTCLREPPEKQA
- a CDS encoding gluconate 2-dehydrogenase subunit 3 family protein produces the protein MKRRKFFAQAAAIPAAGSLLAQQGAPTPPGAPNRAAMELPKLDVGISDDVATMAPKFFNAAQFAALKRLSEILVPTPEGGVGAKEANAAEFLDFLIGQSPADRQHVYTAGLNVLVAAGFSKMNDAQAAAALAPLRKPWTFEPSSDPLTRFLQTAKADVRNATQNSKEFSVANASASRRFGGVGLYWYPLD
- a CDS encoding GMC oxidoreductase, with the translated sequence MAAQDYDVLIIGSGASGGMSAYTLTKLGLKCVMVEAGPLVDFDRARGMKPVYELPYRGFGKPGRLPHVLQANEFNANQWVDEKEVPYTHDPKDPYNWVRVRMVGGKSLFWARMSFRLSDYEFKAKDHDGYGENWPISYADLAPFYDRVDPIFRVSGRKEGLKQLPDGLFIEDESPDSTAAKRLAVAGKPEGMTITKIRRSLGNGNLASSRNLLLPDAVATGNLTIIPNAVAREISIDKNTGKANGLHFVDRKSRREMHVKAKVVVVAASCLESTRLLLNSKIANSSGVLGRYLCDQMYISNSVVALIPEAKGGKAPRGMVGGGGYIPRFANLNKGKEKNYIRGCAFDFSTGGTPDLKFFPGWGKEAEDAQNEARGAGFSATAMGEALPRYENHVRIDKSVVDAYGIPVLNFQVKYGDNDTALIKDSVATLAEVCRKAGFEVIHTNDTPFPPGYSIHEVGTCRMGDDPKKSVLNKWNQSHDIKNLFVVDGSSFVTAGTQNPTMTICALSMRASEYLADKLGKKEI
- a CDS encoding M14-type cytosolic carboxypeptidase, with the protein product MWLLLLVAVVGYGADLRVSANFSGGAIGPVQSVSPTHLRVGVPGQTDQDGRNRQASWYYFRVDGAKKGQQIVIDLVDLPGEYNYQKNIGAITGDTRPYWLNGKVWEEAAGDYDPKEPHWRLHFKGTGKPLYVAHLMPYTAKNLDLLRKDLKPEIEVIGKSVEGRKLELWTFDRSGGNPKAPVVWMMFRQHAWEAGTSWTGEGFLRHLPNGVIWKVQPWLDPDGVEHGGVRFNRKGYDLNRNWDSPNDVVLRPEILAQKKAMQDWLGAGKKIDFFLSVHNTEMGEYLEGPKSPLTAKLEKALREKTIFDPSVENPSRMEITGKTRANVAQWLWIEYQVPAHLMELRIGYSQKRKGRANPEVWENFGTQLAREIAGALLGEK